The following coding sequences are from one Archocentrus centrarchus isolate MPI-CPG fArcCen1 chromosome 4, fArcCen1, whole genome shotgun sequence window:
- the dock7 gene encoding dedicator of cytokinesis protein 7 isoform X3, protein MAERRAFAQKISRTVAAEVRKQIAGQYGGSPQLFKNLNVGTTTSNTVPLTEAVEPVDFEEYLITHPPIVESGPLRDLIEFPPDDIEVIYTPRECRTVVQAVPEEGDTDPHVRDCVRSYTEDWAVVNRKYHKLGTGFNPNTLDKQKERQKGLPKQVFEADEMPESSSYQDDQDDLKRRSMSIDDTPRGSWACSIFDLKNSLPDALLPHLLDRAPNEEIDRHNEEQRKTNRHRELFALHPALDEEEPIERHCVPEVPKEHFGQRLLVKCLSLKFEIEIEPIFASLALYDVKEKKKISENFFFDLNSEQTKAMLRPHIQTAAISTLARSAIFSITYPSQDVFLVIKLEKVLQQGDIGECAEPYMVFKESDAAKNKEKLEKLRSQSEQFCQRLGRYRMPFAWTAIHLMNIVNSAGSLERDTELEMSLSERKGSWSERRNSSIMGRRSLERTTSGDESCSLTGFRPATLTITNFFKQEGDRLSDEDLYKFLADMRRPSSVLRRLRPITAQLKLDISPAPENPHYCLTPDLLQVKPYPDSRVRPTREILEFPARDVYVPNTIYRNLLYVNPQSLNFANRQGSARNITVKVQFMNGEDPSNAMPVIFGKSSCADFYKEAYTAVVYHNRSPDFHDEVKIKLPASLSDHHHILFTFYHVSCQQKQNTPLETPVGYTWIPMLQNGRLRTGHFCLPVSLEKPPQSYSVLSPDVPLPGMKWVDNHRGVFNVEVVAVSTIHTQDQYLDKFFALVHALDEHMFPVRIGDMRIMENNLEAELKSSIAALNSSQLEPVVRFLHLLLDKLVLLVVRPPVIAGQIVNLGQACFEVMASIVNRLHKYLDTSQDMHGRNSLLSSYIHYVFRLPSTDPNSPSPDTNSSSSGPGGLGGSVHYATMARSAVRPASLNLNRSRSLSNSNPDISGTPTSPDDEVRSIIGSKAMERCGNRMSSHTESASFLQTLTGRLPTKKLFHEELALQWVVSSGSVREGALQQAWFFFELMVKSIIHHLYFTDRLESPRKNRFPERFMDDITALVSTIAGDIVSRFQKDLELVERLNMSLAFFLNDLLSVMDRGFVFTLIRAFWKQVSTKLYALQNPTLESLRLDFLRIVCSHEHYVTLNLPCSLLTPPASPSPSVSSATSQSSGFSTHVQDQKIANMFELSVPFREQHYLAGLVLSELSVILDPDNEGMFGLHKKVVSVVHNLLSSHDSDPRYADPEVKARVAMLYLPLIGIVMEALPQLHDFTESHNQWGRPGGPQGAAVGSSGEEAEGEGNSMISQTVAMAIAGTSTASPMSRPSSFLLNSQASRQHGSFSAESSRSLLICLLWVLKNADELVLQKWFTDLSVSQLNRLLDLLYLCVSCFEYKGKKAFERMNSLTFKKSKDMKAKLEEAILGSIGARQEMVRRSRGQLERSPSGSAFGSQENLRWRKDMTHWRQNSEKMDKSHRSVRTRAELEHEALIDGNLATEANLIILDTLEIVVQTASVTESKESILGGVLKVLLHSMACNQSALYLQHCFATQRALVSKFPELLFEEETEQCADLCLRLLRSCSSSISTIRSHASASLYLLMRQNFEIGNNFARVKMQVTMSLSSLVGTSQNFNEEFLRRSLKTILTYAEEDLELRETTFPDQVQDLVFNLHMILSDTVKMKEHQEDPEMLIDLMYRIAKGYQTSPDLRLTWLQNMAGKHSERNNHAEAAQCLVHSAALVAEYLSMLEDRKYLPVGCVTFQNISSNVLEESAVSDDVVSPDEEGICSGKYFTEIGLVGLLEQAAASFSMAGMYEAVNEVYKVLIPIHEANRDAKKLATIHGKLQEAFGKIVHQSTGWERMFGTYFRVGFYGTKFGDLDEQEFVYKEPAITKLAEISHRLEGFYGERFGEDQVEVIKDSNPVDKCKLDPNKAFIQITYVEPYFDTYEMKDRITYFDKNYNLRRFVYCTPFTLDGRAHGDLHEQFKRKTILTTSHAFPYIKTRINIIHKEEIISTPIEVAIEDMQKKTQELAFATHQDPADAKMLQMVLQGSVGTTVNQGPLEVAQVFLSEIPSDPKLYRHHNKLRLCFKDFTKRCEDALRKNKSLIGPDQKEYQRELERNYHRLKEALQPLINRKIPQLYKPVLQVNSHRDSFSRMSLRKLDI, encoded by the exons ATATCATAAGCTCGGTACTGGCTTTAATCCCAACACTCTGGACAAACAGAAGGAGCGTCAGAAAGGCCTCCCCAAACAGGTGTTTGAAGCTGATGAGATGCCAGAAAGCAGCAGTTACCAGGATGACCAG GATGACCTGAAGCGACGGTCAATGTCTATAGATGACACCCCACGGGGCAGCTGGGCCTGTAGCATCTTTGACTTGAAGAATTCCCTCCCCGATGCCCTCCTCCCTCACCTCCTCGATCGTGCCCCCAATGAGGAGATTGACCGGCATAACGAAGAGCAGCGCAAGACCAACCGCCACCGCGAACTCTTTGCTCTGCACCCCGCCCTCGATGAG GAGGAGCCCATTGAGCGCCATTGTGTGCCTGAAGTACCTAAAGAACACTTTGGACAGAGGCTACTCGTCAAGTGCTTGTCCTTGAA GTTTGAGATCGAAATTGAACCCATATTTGCTAGTTTGGCCTTATATGATgtcaaggaaaagaaaaag ATATCAGAGAACTTTTTCTTTGACCTAAACTCTGAGCAGACAAAAGCAATGCTGCGTCCCCACATTCAGACAGCAGCCATCTCCACGCTGGCTCGCTCTGCCATATTCTCCATCACCTACCCCTCCCAGGATGTCTTCCTAGTCATCAAG CTGGAAAAAGTACTGCAACAGGGTGATATTGGAGAGTGTGCAGAGCCCTATATGGTCTTCAAAGAGTCAGATGCCGCCAAG AACAAGGAGAAGCTGGAGAAGCTTCGCAGCCAGTCAGAACAGTTCTGCCAGCGTCTGGGCCGCTACCGAATGCCTTTTGCTTGGACCGCCATCCATCTAATGAACATTGTTAACAGTGCTGGCAGCCTTGAGAGAGATACAGAGCTGGAGATGAGCCTCTCAG agagaaaaggctcATGGTCAGAACGGAGGAACTCGAGCATCATGGGAAGGCGTTCTCTAGAGAGGACCACAAGTGGAGATGAATCATGTAGCCTGACGGGTTTTAGACCTGCAACTCTTACCATTACCAACTTCTTTAAGCAG GAGGGAGACAGGCTTAGTGATGAGGATTTGTATAAGTTCTTAGCTGATATGAGAAGACCATCTTCAGTGCTGAGGAGACTCAGACCTATCACAG CCCAGTTGAAACTCGACATTTCTCCAGCTCCAGAGAACCCCCACTACTGCTTGACCCCTGACCTCCTGCAGGTTAAACCTTACCCAGACAGCAGAGTGCGTCCCACCAGGGAGATCCTTGAGTTCCCTGCCAGGGACGTCTATGTGCCGAACACCATATACAG AAATCTGCTGTATGTGAACCCTCAGAGTCTTAACTTTGCCAACCGCCAAGGCTCCGCCCGCAACATCACCGTGAAAGTGCAATTTATGAACGGAGAAGATCCAAGCAACGCAATGCCG GTAATATTTGGGAAGTCAAGTTGTGCAGATTTCTATAAAGAGGCCTACACTGCAGTGGTGTACCACAACAG ATCCCCCGACTTTCATGACGAGGTTAAGATCAAACTGCCTGCCTCTCTGTCAGACCACCACCACATTCTCTTCACCTTTTACCATGTCAGCTGCCAGCAGAAGCAGAACACACCGCTGGAGACCCCTGTGGGATACACG TGGATTCCCATGTTGCAGAATGGCCGTCTGCGGACGGGACACTTCTGTCTGCCCGTGTCTCTCGAAAAACCACCCCAGTCCTACTCTGTTCTCTCCCCAGAT GTCCCTCTCCCAGGCATGAAGTGGGTGGACAACCATCGAGGAGTATTCAATGTGGAAGTGGTGGCTGTTTCAACCATCCACACACAG GACCAGTACCTGGATAAGTTCTTTGCACTGGTACATGCCCTGGATGAGCACATGTTCCCAGTCAGGATCGGAGACATGCGCATCATGGAGAACAACCTGGAGGCCGAGCTCAAGTCTAGCATTGCAGCACTCAACTCCTCCCAGCTGGAACCAGTAGTTCGATTCCTTCACCTTCTGTTGGACAAGTTGGTGTTGCTGGTCGTGCGGCCACCAGTCATTGCTGGACAGATAG TGAATCTTGGGCAAGCATGTTTCGAGGTGATGGCCTCCATCGTGAACCGGCTTCATAAGTACCTGGACACCAGCCAGGACATGCACGGCCGCAACAGCCTGCTGTCCTCTTACATCCACTACGTCTTCCGCCTGCCCAGCACCGACCCCAACTCACCCTCACCAG ACACCAACTCATCCTCATCAG GCCCAGGAGGGTTGGGAGGTTCGGTTCACTATGCCACCATGGCTCGCTCAGCTGTTCGACCGGCCAGCCTTAATCTCAACCGCTCCCGTAGTCTTAGCAACAGTAACCCCGACATCTCCGGTACACCCACCTCTCCCGACGATGAGGTCCGCTCCATCATTGGCAGCAAG GCCATGGAGCGCTGTGGCAATCGCATGTCTTCGCACACTGAGAGCGCCAGTTTCTTGCAAACTTTAACAGGACGGTTGCCCACAAAAAAG cTCTTCCATGAAGAGTTGGCTCTCCAGTGGGTGGTGAGCAGTGGAAGCGTGCGGGAGGGCGCTCTGCAGCAAGCCTGGTTTTTCTTCGAACTCATG GTGAAGAGTATTATCCACCACCTTTACTTCACCGACCGCTTAGAGTCACCCAGGAAGAACCGTTTCCCAGAACGCTTcatggatgacatcacagcCTTGGTCAGCACCATCGCTGGTGACATTGTGTCTCGCTTCCAAAAG gaTCTGGAGCTGGTGGAGAGGCTTAACATGAGCCTGGCCTTCTTTCTCAATGACTTGCTGTCAGTTATGGACCGAGGATTTGTCTTCACGCTAATTAGAGCATTCTGGAAACAG gTGTCCACAAAGCTTTACGCTTTGCAGAACCCAACCCTGGAGTCTTTGCGGCTTGATTTCTTAAGAATTGTTTGCAGCCATGAACACTACGTTACCCTCAATCTGCCCTGCAGCCTGCTCACCCCACCTGCCTCTCCTTCCCCCTCTGTGTCCTCAGCAACATCACAG AGCTCTGGCTTCTCCACACATGTCCAGGACCAAAAGATAGCCAACATGTTTGAGCTCTCTGTGCCCTTCAGAGAACAGCATTATCTAGCTGGACTCGTGCTGTCTGAACTGTCGGTAATACTGGACCCAGACAATGAGGG GATGTTTGGTCTGCATAAAAAAGTAGTGAGCGTCGTTCACAATCTCCTGTCCAGCCACGACTCTGATCCTCGCTACGCAGATCCTGAAGTCAAGGCCCGTGTTGCCATGCTTTACCTGCCTCTCATTGGCATCGTCATGGAGGCGCTGCCACAACTCCACGATTTTACAG AGTCACATAATCAGTGGGGTCGACCGGGCGGCCCTCAGGGGGCAGCAGTAGGCAGCAGCGGAGAAGAGGCAGAGGGAGAAGGTAACAGCATGATCAGTCAGACTGTCGCCATGGCGATAGCAGGCACCTCAACCGCATCTCCAATGTCCCGACCAAGCAGCTTCTTGCTCAACTCGCAG GCGAGTCGCCAGCATGGGAGCTTCTCAGCGGAGTCCAGTCGCAGTCTGCTGATCTGCCTGCTGTGGGTGCTAAAGAACGCCGATGAGCTGGTGTTACAGAAATGGTTCACAGACCTGTCGGTGTCCCAGCTCAACCGCCTGCTGGATCTCCTCTACCTCTGCGTCTCCTGCTTTGAATACAAG GGGAAGAAGGCGTTTGAACGCATGAACAGCCTAACCTTTAAGAAGTCCAAAGATATGAAGGCCAAGCTGGAGGAAGCCATACTGGGCAGCATCGGGGCCAGACAGGAAATGGTGCGACGCAGCCGGGGGCAACTAG AACGGAGTCCATCTGGCAGTGCTTTTGGCAGCCAGGAAAACCTTCGATGGAGAAAGGACATGACCCACTGGCggcaaaacagtgaaaagatGGACAA GAGTCACAGATCAGTCAG GACAAGAGCAGAGCTGGAACACGAAGCCCTTATTGATGGTAACCTGGCAACAGAGGCCAACTTAATAATTCTTGATACTCTGGAGATTGTTGTACAG ACGGCATCGGTGACCGAGTCCAAGGAGAGTATCCTGGGTGGAGTGTTGAAGGTGCTGCTCCACAGTATGGCGTGCAACCAGAGTGCCCTCTACCTTCAGCATTGTTTTGCAACACAGAGAGCCCTCGTATCTAAG TTTCCTGAACTGCTCTTTGAGGAGGAAACAGAGCAGTGTGCTGATCTGTGTTTGCGACtgctgaggagctgcagcagcagcataagCACCATCAGGTCCCATGCCAGTGCCTCCCTCTACCTCCTCATGAGGCAAAACTTTGAGATTGGCAAT AACTTTGCAAGAGTGAAGATGCAGGTGACTATGTCCCTTTCTTCGCTGGTTGGAACATCTCAGAATTTCAATGAAGAGTTCCTCCGTCGTTCTCTGAAGACCATCCTTACCTATGCAGAGGAGGATCTGGAACTGAGGGAGACCACGTTCCCTGATCAG GTCCAGGACCTTGTTTTTAATCTGCACATGATCCTGTCTGATACAGTGAAGATGAAGGAGCACCAGGAAGATCCTGAGATGTTAATAGATCTCATGTACAG GATTGCAAAAGGTTACCAGACATCTCCAGACCTGCGGCTGACGTGGCTCCAGAACATGGCCGGAAAGCACTCTGAGAGGAACAACCACGCCGAGGCTGCTCAGTGTCTGGTGCACAGTGCTGCCTTAGTAGCAGAATACCTAAGCATGCTGGAGGACCGTAAATATCTCCCTGTAGGCTGCGTCACCTTCCAG AATATTTCTTCAAATGTGCTGGAGGAATCTGCGGTTTCTGATGATGTGGTGTCACCAGACGAGGAGGGAATCTGCTCAGGGAAATACTTCACTGAGATCGGTCTCGTGGGTCTCCTAGAGCAGGCTGCTGCCTCTTTTTCCATG GCCGGCATGTATGAGGCTGTGAACGAAGTGTACAAGGTACTGATCCCAATCCACGAAGCCAACAGGGATGCAAAGAAGCTAGCCACCATTCATGGTAAACTACAGGAAGCCTTTGGCAAAATTGTTCatcag AGTACTGGCTGGGAG CGGATGTTTGGTACTTACTTCAGAGTGGGATTTTACGGTACGAAGTTTGGCGACTTGGATGAGCAAGAGTTTGTGTACAAAGAGCCTGCCATCACAAAGCTGGCTGAAATCTCTCACAGGCTAGAG GGTTTCTATGGGGAGCGATTTGGAGAGGACCAGGTAGAAGTCATTAAGGACTCCAACCCTGTGGATAAGTGCAAGCTGGACCCAAATAAG GCATTCATCCAGATCACATACGTGGAGCCGTACTTTGACACTTATGAAATGAAAGACCGCATCACATACTTTGACAAGAACTACAACTTGAGACGCTTTGTCTACTGCACTCCTTTCACCCTGGATGGGCGGGCGCACGGGGACCTGCACGAACAGTTCAAACGCAAGACCATCCTCACCACCTCCCACGCCTTCCCGTACATCAAGACACGGatcaacatcatccacaaagaggAA ATTATATCCACACCAATAGAGGTGGCAATAGAGGACATGCAGAAGAAGACTCAGGAGTTGGCGTTCGCCACCCACCAGGATCCTGCCGATGCCAAGATGCTGCAGATGGTCCTTCAGGGATCAGtgggcacaactgtaaaccag gGTCCTTTGGAGGTGGCTCAGGTGTTCCTGTCAGAGATCCCCAGTGACCCAAAACTGTACAGACACCACAATAAGCTTCGGCTCTGCTTTAAAGACTTCACAAAAAG GTGTGAGGATGCCCTGCGCAAGAACAAGAGCCTAATTGGTCCAGACCAGAAGGAGTACCAGAGGGAGCTGGAGAGGAATTACCACCGGCTGAAGGAGGCGCTGCAGCCGCTGATTAACCGGAAGATCCCCCAGCTTTATAAGCCTGTACTGCAGGTCAACTCGCACAG AGATTCCTTCAGCAGAATGAGTCTTCGCAAGCTTGACATTTGA